One stretch of Euphorbia lathyris chromosome 7, ddEupLath1.1, whole genome shotgun sequence DNA includes these proteins:
- the LOC136235152 gene encoding catalase isozyme 1-like codes for MDPYKDIPSSRFDTPFWTTNYGAPVWNNNSSLTVGRRGPILLEDYHLIEKLEHFDRERIPERVVHARGVSAKGFFEVTHDISHLTCADFLRGPGVQTPVIVRFSTVIHEHGSPETLRDPRGFAVKFYTREGNFDLVGNNFPVFFIRDGMKFPDLIHAFKPNPKSHIQEMWRIFDFLSHFPESLHMLTFLFDDLGIPQDYRHMDGSGVNTFTLINKVGKVHFVKFHWKPTCGVKWLSDDEAVKVGGSNHSHATKDLYDSIAAGNYPEWKLFIQILDSDHEYKFDFDPLDATKTWPEDILPLQPVGRMVLNKNIDNFFAENEQLAFCTALVVPGVSYSDDKLLQTRIFSYADTQRHRLGPNYLLLPVNAPKSPHHNNHHDGFMNFMHRDEEVNYFPSRFDAVRHSEPYPIPSAVIIGRREKSVIPKENNFKQPGERYRSFEPDRQERFICRIVDALSDPRITHELRTIWISYFTQCDRSLGRKIASRLNIRPSI; via the exons ATGGATCCTTACAAG GATATCCCCAGTAGTCGCTTTGATACCCCCTTTTGGACTACCAATTATGGTGCTCCAGTTTGGAACAATAACTCCTCCTTGACTGTAGGACGTAGAG GTCCAATCCTGCTCGAGGACTATCATTTGATTGAGAAACTTGAGCATTTCGATAGAGAGAGGATTCCTGAACGAGTTGTCCATGCTCGGGGTGTTAGTGCAAAAGGTTTCTTTGAGGTCACTCATGATATCTCTCACCTTACTTGTGCTGATTTCCTTCGAGGCCCTGGAGTCCAAACACCTGTCATTGTGCGTTTCTCAACTGTGATTCACGAGCATGGAAGCCCCGAAACCTTGAGGGACCCTCGAGGTTTTGCAGTGAAGTTTTACACCAGAGAG GGTAATTTTGATCTCGTGGGAAACAATTTCCCCGTCTTTTTCATCCGTGATGGAATGAAATTCCCGGATTTGATACATGCTTTTAAGCCAAATCCTAAGTCCCACATTCAGGAGATGTGGAGGATCTTCGACTTTTTGTCTCACTTCCCCGAAAGCTTGCACATGCTCACCTTCCTCTTCGATGATTTGGGCATTCCGCAAGATTACAGGCACATGGATGGCTCAGGTGTCAACACTTTCACTCTGATCAACAAGGTGGGAAAAGTCCACTTTGTGAAATTTCACTGGAAACCTACTTGTGGCGTGAAATGGTTGTCGGACGACGAGGCAGTTAAGGTCGGAGGATCCAACCATAGCCATGCTACTAAGGATCTATATGACTCGATCGCTGCTGGCAACTATCCGGAATGGAAACTTTTCATCCAGATCCTCGACTCTGATCATGAATACAAATTTGACTTTGACCCACTCGACGCGACCAAGACCTGGCCTGAGGATATTCTGCCTCTGCAACCAGTCGGACGCATGGTCTTGAATAAGAACATCGATAACTTCTTTGCAGAGAACGAACAGCTTGCATTCTGCACTGCTTTAGTGGTTCCTGGTGTTTCGTATTCAGATGACAAGTTACTTCAAACTAGGATCTTTTCCTATGCTGATACTCAGAGGCACCGTCTTGGACCGAACTATCTACTGCTCCCCGTTAATGCTCCCAAGTCTCCTCATCACAACAATCACCATGACGGTTTCATGAATTTCATGCACAGAGATGAGGAG GTCAATTACTTCCCTTCGAGGTTTGATGCTGTTCGCCATTCTGAGCCGTATCCCATTCCTTCTGCAGTCATCATTGGAAGGCGTGAGAAG TCAGTCATTCCGAAGGAGAACAATTTCAAGCAACCTGGAGAGAGATACCGGTCATTTGAACCTGACAG GCAAGAGCGATTCATCTGCCGAATTGTTGATGCCTTATCCGACCCTCGTATCACCCACGAGCTTCGAACTATCTGGATCTCCTACTTCACTCAG TGTGATAGATCTTTGGGGCGGAAGATAGCATCTCGGCTCAACATTAGGCCAAGCATCTAA
- the LOC136235150 gene encoding catalase isozyme 1, with amino-acid sequence MFKFKHLKTIQKFCRSSIFFSPMDPYKNRPSSGFDAPFWTTNYGAPVWNNNSSMTVGPRGPILLEDYHLIEKLANFDRERIPERVVHARGASAKGFFEVTHDLSHLTCADFLRGPGVQTPVIVRFSTVVHERGSPETLRDPRGFAVKFYTREGNFDLVGNNFPVFFIRDGMKFPDLVHAFKPNPKSHIQETWRIFDFLSHIPESLHMLTFLFDDLGIPQDYRHMDGSGVNTYTLINKVGKVHFVKFHWKPTCGVKCLLDDEAVKVGGSNHSHATKDLYDSIAAGNYPEWKLFVQIMDSDHEDKFDFDPLDVTKTWPEDILPLQPVGRMVLNKNIDNFFAENEQLAFCPGIVVPGVSYSQDKLLQTRIFSYSDTQRHRLGPNYLQLPVNAPKCAHHNNHHDGFMNFMHRDEEVNYFPSRFDAVRHSEPHPIPSAVCSGKREKCIIPKENNFKQPGERFRSFEPDRQERFICRIVDGLSDPRVTHELRTIWISYFTQCDRSLGQKIASRLNIRPSI; translated from the exons ATGTTCAAATTTAAACATTTGAAAACCATACAGAAATTTTGCAG AAGTTCAATTTTCTTTTCACCTATGGATCCTTACaag AATCGTCCCTCAAGTGGCTTTGATGCCCCGTTTTGGACTACTAATTATGGTGCTCCTGTATGGAACAACAACTCTTCCATGACTGTTGGACCTAGAG GTCCAATCCTGCTCGAGGACTATCATTTGATTGAGAAACTTGCCAACTTTGATAGGGAGAGGATTCCGGAACGAGTTGTCCATGCTAGGGGAGCTAGTGCAAAAGGTTTCTTTGAGGTCACTCATGATCTCTCTCACCTTACATGTGCTGATTTCCTTCGAGGCCCTGGAGTTCAGACACCTGTCATTGTGCGTTTCTCAACTGTGGTTCACGAGCGTGGAAGCCCAGAAACCCTGAGGGATCCTCGAGGTTTTGCAGTGAAGTTTTACACCAGAGAG GGTAATTTTGATCTCGTGGGAAACAATTTCCCCGTCTTTTTCATCCGTGATGGAATGAAATTCCCGGATTTGGTACATGCTTTTAAGCCAAATCCTAAGTCCCACATTCAGGAGACATGGAGGATCTTCGACTTTTTGTCTCACATTCCTGAAAGCTTGCACATGCTCACCTTCCTCTTCGATGATTTGGGCATTCCGCAAGATTACAGGCACATGGATGGCTCAGGTGTCAACACTTATACTCTGATCAACAAGGTGGGAAAAGTCCACTTCGTGAAATTTCACTGGAAACCTACCTGTGGCGTGAAATGTTTGTTGGACGATGAGGCAGTTAAGGTCGGAGGATCCAACCATAGCCATGCCACTAAGGATCTATATGACTCTATCGCTGCTGGCAACTATCCGGAATGGAAACTTTTCGTCCAGATCATGGATTCTGATCACGAAGACAAATTTGACTTCGATCCACTCGACGTGACCAAGACCTGGCCTGAGGATATTCTGCCTCTGCAACCAGTCGGACGCATGGTCTTGAATAAGAACATCGATAACTTCTTTGCGGAGAACGAACAGCTTGCATTCTGCCCTGGTATAGTGGTTCCTGGTGTTTCGTATTCACAGGATAAGTTACTCCAAACTAGGATCTTTTCCTATTCTGATACTCAGAGGCACCGTCTCGGACCGAACTATCTTCAGCTCCCTGTTAATGCTCCCAAGTGTGCTCATCACAACAATCACCACGACGGTTTCATGAATTTCATGCACAGAGATGAGGAG GTCAATTACTTCCCGTCGAGGTTTGATGCTGTTCGCCATTCTGAACCACATCCCATTCCTTCTGCAGTCTGCAGTGGAAAGCGCGAGAAG TGTATCATTCCGAAGGAGAACAATTTCAAGCAACCTGGAGAGAGATTCCGGTCATTTGAACCTGACAG GCAAGAGCGATTCATCTGCCGAATTGTTGATGGCTTATCCGATCCTCGTGTCACCCATGAGCTTCGAACTATCTGGATCTCCTATTTCACTCAG TGTGATAGATCTTTGGGGCAGAAGATAGCATCTCGGCTCAACATTAGGCCAAGCATTTAA